The following proteins are encoded in a genomic region of Alnus glutinosa chromosome 8, dhAlnGlut1.1, whole genome shotgun sequence:
- the LOC133876042 gene encoding uncharacterized protein LOC133876042 → MDHILKLDDLLHESSSDDELEIISAFAIAKERLENERGSISRRVYPPRKFRRRFRMRRELFLRIHDAIVDHEPYFVQRRNAAGKLGHSSLQKMIAAIKMLAYGVTADFMDEYLRIGEATVMDSFKLFVKAVISIFSVQYLRSPNEDDVARLLAIGESRGFPGMLGRIDCMHWKWKNCPNAWKGMYFGHVHEPTIILEAVASYDLWIWHAFFGLPGSHNDINVLDRSSVFTNLAAGRAPPVNYSVSGHNYTMGYYLADGIYPSWATFVKTIHAPQGNKRKNFAAA, encoded by the exons ATGGATCATATTCTTAAACTTGATGACCTTCTACATGAATCTTCCTCAGATGATGAGTTGGAAATAATTTCAGCTTTTGCTATTGCAAAAGAAAGGTTGGAGAACGAAAGGGGATCAATATCACGTCGTG TTTATCCTCCAAGGAAATTTCGAAGGAGGTTTCGAATGCGCCGTGAACTTTTTCTTCGCATTCATGACGCAATAGTAGATCATGAACCATATTTTGTCCAAAGAAGAAATGCTGCTGGAAAGCTTGGGCACTCTTCCCTACAAAAGATGATTGCCGCAATTAAGATGCTTGCTTATGGAGTAACGGCAGATTTTATGGACGAATATTTACGTATTGGAGAAGCTACTGTAATGGATAGTTTTAAACTATTTGTTAAAGCGgtgatttctattttttccGTCCAGTACTTGAGGTCACCAAACGAGGATGACGTTGCTAGATTGCTAGCAATTGGCGAAAGCCGTGGATTTCCAGGGATGTTGGGGCGCATCGATTGCATGCATTGGAAGTGGAAGAATTGTCCAAATGCTTGGAAAGGTATGTATTTTGGTCATGTTCATGAACCAACCATTATTTTAGAAGCTGTGGCATCCTACGATCTTTGGATTTGGCATGCGTTTTTTGGGTTACCAGGGTCTCACAATGACATCAATGTGTTAGACCGGTCTTCTGTATTTACTAATCTAGCTGCAGGACGTGCACCTCCAGTCAACTACTCAGTCAGTGGTCACAACTATACAATGGGATACTATCTCGCCGATGGTATATATCCTTCATGGGCAACATTCGTAAAAACAATTCATGCTCCAcaaggaaataagagaaaaaattttGCTGCAGCTTAA